A stretch of Eisenibacter elegans DSM 3317 DNA encodes these proteins:
- a CDS encoding M15 family metallopeptidase encodes MKYRFVFWISTLAIVLAWQTPAVAQDLKKGFKQLAKANYAQAHQIFESILRQDACQPLANYGLALMYSGQTSTGFDRWRAFEYIQNVPDRLVAADREILQKYTPHWEQVPPIRALIYDSLYAYWHAQVLAQDRTELYEHFLEACANTRWAPVVASAYHQRVFTEVCALDEPNAYEWFIQSFPEAEPVIQAKQERYRWAYAEACLSNKLSAYQDFVRQYPDAPQVAEAMERIALKQKYNKAFLLGKTYPAAHPLFVRVRAEHTPKAEMYMHREAYEAFSRMYEAALRDGVKLSIISGMRTFEQQAMIWNYKWSKLKGDGISRAQNIMVYSSMPGISRHHWGTDVDLNHLTNSYFDKGEGKKVYDWLLRHAREFGFYQVFDGHERAYAEERWHWSYMPVADVCLQEYLSEISYDDLRGFVGEELAPQLRVIERYVKGEGLRTE; translated from the coding sequence CAATTGGCTAAAGCCAATTATGCGCAAGCACATCAAATTTTTGAATCTATACTCAGGCAGGATGCTTGCCAGCCCTTGGCCAACTATGGCTTGGCGCTGATGTATTCGGGTCAAACATCTACAGGTTTTGATCGATGGCGGGCTTTTGAGTACATTCAGAATGTACCGGATAGGTTGGTGGCCGCCGACCGCGAAATCCTCCAAAAATATACGCCACACTGGGAACAAGTACCGCCTATCCGAGCCTTGATTTATGACAGTCTGTATGCCTACTGGCACGCACAGGTACTTGCTCAAGACCGTACAGAGCTATACGAACATTTTTTGGAGGCCTGCGCCAACACACGCTGGGCTCCTGTGGTTGCTTCTGCGTATCACCAACGCGTATTTACCGAAGTGTGCGCCCTTGATGAGCCCAATGCCTATGAGTGGTTTATACAGAGCTTCCCCGAAGCCGAACCCGTCATACAGGCCAAACAAGAGCGCTATCGTTGGGCCTATGCAGAGGCGTGTTTGTCGAACAAGCTGAGTGCTTATCAGGATTTTGTCCGCCAATACCCCGACGCACCACAAGTAGCGGAAGCGATGGAGCGCATCGCCCTCAAACAAAAGTACAACAAGGCCTTTTTGTTGGGGAAGACTTACCCGGCAGCCCATCCCTTATTTGTGAGAGTGAGAGCCGAGCATACACCCAAGGCCGAAATGTATATGCACCGCGAGGCATATGAGGCCTTTTCAAGGATGTATGAGGCAGCGCTGCGCGATGGGGTCAAGCTTAGCATTATCTCCGGAATGCGCACTTTTGAGCAACAGGCTATGATTTGGAACTATAAATGGAGCAAGCTCAAAGGCGATGGTATCAGCCGAGCGCAAAATATTATGGTTTATAGCTCTATGCCGGGTATCTCACGACACCACTGGGGGACAGATGTAGACCTCAACCATCTCACCAATAGCTATTTTGATAAAGGGGAAGGAAAGAAAGTATATGATTGGCTGTTGCGCCATGCCCGTGAATTTGGCTTTTATCAAGTTTTTGATGGGCACGAGCGCGCCTATGCCGAAGAACGCTGGCATTGGTCGTATATGCCCGTAGCTGATGTCTGCCTACAAGAGTATCTCTCAGAAATCAGCTATGATGACCTTCGGGGCTTTGTCGGCGAAGAACTTGCCCCTCAACTGAGGGTTATCGAGCGTTATGTCAAAGGGGAAGGCTTGCGGACGGAGTAA
- a CDS encoding GNAT family N-acetyltransferase, whose product MNNTSPLHLLEIIPCTPKTLPLISEVGVRAYTAVYRYLWDDAGAYYLQHHFSAAVFAQEATQAEVQFYGIYWENTPVGLLKLNRNRPQARSLELERLYLIPEVTGKGLGTAVVNYCKAVAKAEGFEAIWLKAMDSSPSVDFYLRQGFKKTNHVRIPFPHFLPQYRGAWEMCWQVA is encoded by the coding sequence GTGAATAATACATCCCCCCTACATCTCCTCGAAATCATCCCTTGTACGCCCAAAACCCTCCCGCTCATCAGCGAGGTGGGCGTGCGGGCTTATACTGCCGTCTACCGCTATCTTTGGGATGATGCCGGCGCATACTATCTCCAACATCATTTTTCGGCAGCAGTATTTGCCCAAGAAGCCACACAAGCCGAAGTACAATTTTATGGCATTTATTGGGAAAACACCCCTGTGGGCTTGCTAAAGCTCAACCGTAACCGTCCGCAAGCCCGAAGCTTGGAACTAGAACGCCTCTACCTCATCCCCGAAGTTACTGGCAAGGGGCTTGGCACAGCTGTGGTCAACTACTGCAAGGCCGTCGCCAAAGCCGAAGGCTTTGAGGCAATATGGCTCAAGGCGATGGACAGTAGCCCTTCGGTAGATTTTTATCTCCGGCAGGGGTTTAAAAAAACAAACCACGTCCGTATTCCCTTTCCCCATTTCCTGCCCCAGTATCGTGGGGCTTGGGAAATGTGCTGGCAAGTAGCTTAG
- a CDS encoding GAF domain-containing protein yields the protein MDTQNLQTPEELTQEAEYQRKLWEEKSLSTFDDTLRVNYAKSLQEFCDILLEELAMFTNAFSGVLYLYNREAQKAEAYATYACALAKLPQQVYALGEGVVGQAIASEKHLFFDGIPAKNVTLSHTTGQLQAVCIQVMPLIFGGKTYGAVELVYIHQLEKKYRQVLPKMAANMSAVLESLINNDLNKKLLEESQAKAEELLAQEEEMRQNLEELQATQEALQEQKQALADQQALLAVAEKMAQMAGFEINITTQELFHSPNLATLYGYPEGTELQLDDINNIIHPEDNSLLYDLIPQAIADAQDQVYKYQFRLKHPTFTDWRHFQASIRINKNSHDHVMVIGMAQDITERVQRDIEMQEAYQRVQASEEELRQNLEELQATQEAMAKKQIELEKYKDRLEANEQILTKALEKSKANAEALKASVEAQQAAEEELRQNLEELQATQEAMRAKQEELERYKDRLEANEQILVKALEKSKINEKALKTSVEAQHAAEEELRQNLEELQATQETMRLRQDELEKYKTRLEANEQILVKALEKSKAQKNLFEAKAKDLETSEAVLQAYIEESKIKQYEQDLGRAKLYFRCKYLELTNQYQALQLKSS from the coding sequence ATGGATACCCAAAACCTCCAAACACCCGAAGAGCTAACCCAAGAGGCTGAGTATCAACGTAAGCTGTGGGAAGAGAAGAGTCTGAGTACTTTTGATGACACACTGCGGGTCAATTATGCCAAATCACTTCAGGAGTTTTGTGACATATTGCTCGAAGAGCTGGCTATGTTTACCAATGCCTTTAGCGGTGTGTTGTATCTATATAACCGCGAAGCACAAAAAGCCGAGGCTTATGCCACCTATGCTTGTGCATTGGCCAAGCTCCCCCAACAGGTATATGCGCTGGGAGAAGGAGTAGTAGGGCAGGCCATCGCCTCCGAAAAGCACTTATTCTTCGATGGCATCCCCGCCAAAAATGTAACACTCTCACACACTACAGGCCAGCTACAGGCTGTGTGTATACAGGTAATGCCCCTGATTTTTGGAGGAAAAACCTATGGCGCTGTGGAGTTGGTTTATATCCACCAACTCGAAAAAAAATACCGCCAAGTTTTGCCCAAAATGGCCGCCAATATGAGCGCCGTGCTCGAAAGCCTTATCAACAATGACCTCAACAAAAAACTCTTAGAAGAAAGTCAAGCCAAGGCCGAAGAACTATTGGCACAAGAAGAAGAAATGCGCCAAAACCTCGAAGAGCTACAAGCTACCCAAGAGGCGCTACAAGAGCAAAAACAAGCCCTAGCTGACCAACAAGCACTCTTGGCTGTAGCTGAAAAAATGGCACAAATGGCCGGCTTTGAAATCAATATAACGACTCAGGAGCTGTTTCATTCACCCAACTTGGCTACGCTGTATGGCTACCCCGAAGGAACGGAGCTCCAACTAGATGACATTAACAATATCATACACCCCGAAGACAATAGCCTCCTATATGATTTGATTCCTCAGGCCATCGCAGATGCCCAAGACCAAGTCTATAAGTATCAGTTTAGGCTAAAACACCCTACATTTACAGACTGGAGGCACTTCCAGGCATCAATCCGCATAAACAAAAACAGCCACGACCATGTGATGGTTATCGGAATGGCACAAGATATCACCGAACGTGTACAGCGTGATATTGAAATGCAGGAAGCCTACCAACGAGTACAAGCCTCTGAAGAAGAGCTACGCCAAAACCTCGAAGAGCTACAAGCTACCCAAGAGGCCATGGCCAAGAAGCAAATTGAGCTCGAAAAATATAAAGACCGCCTCGAAGCCAACGAACAAATCTTGACCAAGGCGCTCGAAAAATCAAAGGCCAACGCAGAAGCCCTCAAAGCATCTGTAGAAGCGCAGCAAGCCGCCGAAGAGGAGTTACGCCAAAACCTCGAAGAACTACAAGCTACCCAAGAGGCCATGCGCGCCAAACAAGAGGAACTAGAAAGATACAAAGACCGCCTCGAAGCCAACGAACAAATTTTGGTCAAGGCGCTCGAAAAATCAAAGATCAATGAGAAAGCGCTAAAAACTTCGGTAGAAGCACAACACGCCGCCGAGGAAGAGCTACGGCAAAACCTCGAAGAGCTACAAGCTACCCAAGAGACGATGCGGCTTCGACAAGACGAACTAGAAAAGTATAAAACACGGCTCGAAGCCAACGAACAAATTTTGGTCAAGGCGCTCGAAAAATCAAAGGCACAAAAAAACCTTTTTGAAGCCAAGGCCAAAGATCTCGAAACAAGCGAGGCAGTGCTCCAAGCCTATATAGAAGAATCAAAAATCAAACAATATGAGCAAGACCTAGGGCGTGCTAAGCTCTATTTTCGCTGCAAATACCTCGAACTCACCAATCAGTATCAGGCCTTACAGCTCAAGTCATCTTGA